The following are from one region of the Candidatus Methylomirabilota bacterium genome:
- the serS gene encoding serine--tRNA ligase encodes MLDVRLVREQPEAVERGLAARGESPAVVKDLLALDADRRRLVREAEELKAERNRVSEAIGQARRRGEDARAEQARMREAGERIKALDAEVAARESAIERLLLQLPNLPQPSVPPGLTEDQNVEVRRWGTPRSFGFAPRPHEEIGERLGLLDFARAARLAKSRFTVLWAGGARLERALTQFMLDLQTREHGYTEVWTPHLVNSETMLGTGQLPKFEDQLFKTQEPDENRTLYLIPTAEVPLTALHRGEILPEATLPRRYVAFTPCYRREAGTYGKDMKGMIRQHQFDKVELVKITTPAQSAEELESMVRHAETVLQRLELPYRVVEHCAGDMGFAAAKSYDLEVWLPGQGRYREISSCSNCEAFQARRLELRYRPAGGGRVEFCHTLNGSGLAVGRTLIAVLENCQDADGSVSIPPVLRPYMGGLDRLTAST; translated from the coding sequence ATGCTCGACGTCCGCCTCGTCCGCGAGCAGCCCGAGGCCGTCGAGCGAGGACTGGCGGCGCGGGGTGAATCACCTGCCGTCGTGAAGGACCTGCTCGCGCTCGACGCCGATCGGCGGCGGCTGGTCCGCGAGGCCGAGGAGCTCAAGGCCGAGCGCAATCGCGTCTCCGAGGCCATCGGCCAGGCCCGGCGGCGGGGTGAGGATGCCCGGGCCGAACAGGCCCGGATGCGCGAGGCGGGCGAGCGCATCAAGGCCCTGGACGCCGAGGTGGCGGCCCGCGAGAGCGCCATCGAGCGTCTGCTGCTGCAACTGCCCAACCTGCCGCAGCCCTCCGTGCCGCCGGGCCTCACCGAGGACCAGAACGTCGAGGTCCGCCGCTGGGGCACCCCGCGCTCGTTCGGGTTCGCGCCGCGCCCGCACGAGGAGATCGGCGAGCGCCTGGGGCTGCTCGATTTCGCGCGGGCGGCCCGGCTCGCCAAATCGCGGTTCACGGTGCTGTGGGCCGGGGGGGCCCGGCTGGAGCGAGCCCTGACGCAGTTCATGCTCGATCTGCAGACGCGCGAGCACGGCTACACCGAGGTGTGGACGCCGCACCTGGTGAACAGCGAGACGATGCTGGGCACCGGCCAGCTACCGAAGTTCGAGGACCAGCTCTTCAAGACCCAGGAGCCGGACGAGAACCGCACGCTCTATCTCATTCCCACGGCCGAGGTCCCGCTGACGGCGCTGCACCGCGGCGAGATCCTGCCCGAGGCGACCCTGCCCCGGCGATACGTGGCCTTCACCCCCTGCTACCGCCGGGAGGCCGGCACGTACGGCAAGGACATGAAGGGCATGATCCGGCAGCATCAGTTCGACAAGGTCGAGCTGGTGAAGATCACCACGCCGGCTCAGTCCGCCGAGGAGCTGGAGTCCATGGTGCGACACGCCGAGACGGTGCTGCAGCGGCTGGAGCTGCCCTATCGGGTGGTCGAGCACTGCGCCGGCGACATGGGGTTTGCCGCGGCCAAGAGCTACGACCTGGAGGTGTGGCTCCCCGGGCAGGGGCGGTATCGCGAGATTTCCTCGTGCTCCAACTGCGAGGCGTTCCAGGCGCGCCGCCTGGAGCTTCGCTATCGGCCCGCCGGCGGGGGCCGGGTGGAGTTCTGCCACACGCTGAATGGCTCGGGGCTGGCCGTGGGCCGCACCCTGATCGCCGTGCTGGAGAATTGCCAGGACGCCGACGGGAGCGTGAGCATCCCGCCCGTCCTGCGGCCGTACATGGGTGGGCTCGACCGCCTGACCGCCTCGACGTAA
- a CDS encoding GAF domain-containing protein, with translation MTLHHLLPLAAFVLNACLVTISLLRNPGHSLNRIFAALVSAMALWNLGVFMLRRVSDADTAYLWEVIIHVGVIALPAFYWHFMLIFLERRAQQRSALIATYSLAALFAAANLLAGRYFIAGIQMTSWGWAPAPGPLYYVFLGYFYVVLVAGLIQLHRARRRVESSFRRNRATLIALGTLATIAGGFVDIARFVLARRIPELEALYPVGIPANMVSAILFGFAIIRYRMFDVSVAVKKAGVYGTVAAAATAALAALTWIVEDALALKAGTAIWIVAPLGFIFTLLLSPLGRPLEDRIERLMFSRSRGCYETLVALSKRMSAIMSFSALVDTLLEGLVRGVPLTHCAILIRDGAADAFVLQREQSITGEQAGLPALPAGSPLVGWLEQADGLLVLDEATLNPRIARFFGPAVDELDRVNAAVVVAVRVEGRVRAILLVGEKLSGEAFDADELKVLSVLANQAATSLDNARLYDRAERERHRLEVLYNLAGRLAAVSDPDETLTVIVNEAARLLRVEAGSLRLLEGDELVLKASTHSLTFVSRPRLKPGESLSGVVVATGAPVAVEDLTEDQRYDREHRQGAQEQGIHGFLGVPLRTSGRAIGALNVYTQQRRRFTADEISLLAAFADHASLILERHRLAAERRRTEDALRQSEKLATMGQLLAGVAHELNNPLTVISGYAGMLKSTLTGTPHEPSAVQIEQASSRCGRIVRNFLALARKHPPERRPVVLNRVVTEALELLAYPFRLDNVQADVDLAADLPELWADGHQLQQVMVNLLTNAHQAMREAPVRRLAITTRHDRSRSLVVLQVADTGPGIPAEVQARIFEPFFTTKPMGHGTGLGLSLCLGIVESHGGTMRVDGRPGRGAVFTVELPVATTPAEPLDPAAAEVPATEGKAVLVVDDEAAVAHLVAEMLRSDGHRADAALSGVSALELMATRRYDLIITDIRMPDVDGPRLYREVAAHSPDRRPRFVFMTGDLLGPETREFLESTKTTCLAKPFDREAIRRVVTQAFNGQ, from the coding sequence ATGACCCTCCATCACCTCCTGCCTCTCGCGGCGTTCGTGCTGAATGCCTGCCTGGTGACCATCTCGCTGCTCCGCAACCCCGGGCACAGTCTGAATCGCATCTTCGCCGCCCTCGTGTCGGCCATGGCCCTCTGGAATCTCGGCGTGTTCATGCTCCGGCGGGTGAGCGACGCGGACACGGCGTACCTCTGGGAGGTCATCATTCACGTCGGGGTGATCGCCCTGCCCGCGTTCTACTGGCACTTCATGCTGATCTTCCTCGAGCGCCGGGCCCAGCAACGCTCGGCGCTCATCGCCACCTATTCGCTGGCCGCCCTGTTCGCGGCGGCCAATCTCCTCGCCGGTCGTTACTTCATCGCCGGCATCCAGATGACGTCATGGGGCTGGGCGCCGGCGCCCGGGCCCCTCTACTACGTGTTCCTGGGGTACTTCTACGTCGTCCTCGTCGCCGGCCTGATCCAGCTGCATCGCGCCCGGCGCCGGGTCGAGTCCAGCTTCCGCCGCAATCGCGCCACCCTGATCGCTCTGGGCACGCTGGCCACGATCGCGGGCGGTTTCGTGGACATCGCGCGCTTCGTGCTCGCGCGCCGGATTCCCGAGCTCGAGGCGCTCTATCCGGTCGGCATCCCCGCCAACATGGTGTCGGCCATCCTGTTCGGGTTCGCGATCATCCGCTACCGGATGTTCGACGTCAGTGTCGCGGTCAAGAAAGCCGGTGTCTACGGCACCGTGGCGGCGGCGGCGACCGCGGCCCTCGCCGCCCTCACCTGGATCGTCGAGGACGCGCTTGCCCTGAAGGCGGGCACGGCGATCTGGATCGTGGCTCCCCTGGGCTTCATCTTCACCTTGCTCCTGTCGCCGCTGGGACGGCCGTTAGAGGACCGGATCGAGCGCCTGATGTTCAGCCGTTCCCGCGGGTGCTACGAGACCCTGGTGGCGCTCAGCAAGCGGATGAGCGCCATCATGAGCTTCTCGGCGCTGGTCGACACACTGCTGGAGGGACTCGTCCGCGGCGTCCCCCTCACGCACTGTGCGATCCTGATCCGCGACGGGGCCGCCGACGCCTTCGTCTTGCAACGGGAGCAGAGCATCACCGGCGAGCAGGCGGGCCTGCCCGCGCTGCCGGCCGGGAGCCCGCTGGTCGGGTGGCTGGAGCAGGCGGATGGCCTGCTCGTGCTGGACGAAGCCACGCTCAACCCGCGCATCGCCCGGTTCTTCGGGCCGGCGGTGGACGAGCTGGACCGGGTCAACGCGGCCGTCGTCGTCGCGGTCCGGGTCGAGGGCCGGGTCCGGGCCATCCTCCTCGTCGGAGAGAAGCTGTCCGGCGAGGCCTTCGACGCCGATGAGCTGAAGGTGCTCTCCGTCCTCGCCAACCAGGCGGCCACCTCCCTGGACAACGCCCGGCTGTACGACCGGGCCGAGCGTGAGCGGCACCGCCTGGAGGTGCTGTACAACCTGGCCGGCCGGCTGGCCGCGGTGAGCGACCCCGACGAAACACTGACCGTGATCGTGAACGAGGCGGCCCGGCTCCTGCGCGTGGAGGCCGGGTCCCTGCGGCTGCTCGAAGGCGACGAGCTCGTCCTCAAGGCCAGCACGCACTCGCTCACCTTCGTGTCCCGCCCGCGCCTGAAGCCGGGCGAGAGCCTCAGCGGCGTGGTCGTGGCCACCGGCGCGCCGGTGGCCGTCGAGGACCTCACCGAGGACCAGCGCTACGACCGCGAGCACCGGCAGGGCGCGCAAGAGCAAGGCATCCACGGCTTCCTCGGGGTTCCCTTGCGGACGTCGGGCCGCGCCATCGGCGCGCTCAACGTCTACACGCAGCAGCGCCGCCGCTTCACGGCCGACGAGATCTCCTTGCTGGCGGCCTTCGCCGATCACGCTTCGCTGATCCTCGAGAGGCACCGGCTCGCGGCAGAACGGCGGCGCACCGAGGATGCCCTCCGCCAGAGCGAGAAGCTGGCGACGATGGGTCAGCTCCTGGCCGGCGTCGCTCACGAGCTGAACAATCCGCTCACCGTCATCAGCGGCTACGCCGGGATGCTGAAATCCACGCTGACGGGCACCCCGCACGAGCCGTCGGCCGTGCAGATCGAGCAGGCCTCGAGCCGCTGCGGCCGCATCGTGCGCAACTTCCTGGCGTTGGCCCGCAAGCATCCTCCCGAGCGGCGGCCGGTGGTCCTGAACCGTGTCGTGACGGAGGCCCTGGAGCTGCTGGCCTACCCGTTCCGCCTGGATAACGTCCAGGCCGATGTCGATCTGGCCGCCGACTTGCCGGAGCTCTGGGCCGATGGCCACCAGCTCCAGCAGGTGATGGTGAACCTCTTGACGAACGCCCACCAGGCCATGCGCGAAGCTCCGGTCCGGCGCCTGGCCATCACGACGCGCCACGACCGCAGCCGTTCGCTGGTCGTGCTCCAGGTCGCCGACACCGGCCCGGGGATCCCCGCCGAGGTCCAGGCCCGCATCTTCGAGCCCTTCTTCACGACCAAGCCGATGGGGCACGGGACCGGGCTCGGGCTCTCGCTCTGCCTGGGCATCGTCGAGAGCCATGGAGGAACGATGCGTGTGGACGGGCGGCCGGGCCGCGGCGCCGTGTTCACGGTGGAGCTGCCGGTGGCGACGACGCCGGCCGAGCCGCTCGACCCGGCCGCGGCAGAGGTCCCCGCCACCGAGGGCAAAGCGGTTCTCGTCGTCGATGACGAGGCCGCGGTCGCCCACCTGGTGGCCGAGATGCTGCGATCGGATGGCCATCGCGCCGACGCCGCGCTCAGCGGGGTCAGCGCCCTCGAGCTCATGGCGACCCGCCGTTACGATCTAATCATCACCGACATCCGGATGCCGGACGTCGACGGCCCGCGGCTCTATCGCGAGGTCGCGGCGCATTCCCCCGATCGCCGACCACGCTTCGTCTTCATGACGGGCGACCTGCTCGGGCCGGAAACGCGCGAGTTCCTGGAGTCCACCAAGACTACCTGCCTGGCCAAGCCCTTCGACCGCGAGGCGATCCGCCGGGTCGTGACTCAGGCATTTAATGGCCAGTGA